TGCACCAAGCGCGATCGCCCTCGGACAAAAGCTTAGTCAAACCATGGGAATATCCATGCAATTTCTACAAAGAGATATTTTTGCATTACCCCAAGAATTGCCCGCCAGTTTTGACTATGAGATCGAACATACGTGTTTCTGCGCGATCCGTCCCGAACAACGCCCTGATTACGTGAAAATGGTGCGGTCAATTTTAAAACCAACGGGAGAATTAATTGCCTTATTCTGGGCGCACAATCGACCTGATGGTCCACCATTTGGTACAACACTGGAGGAAATCCAAGATTTATTCGCATCTAGTTTTGACACATCCAATATCTCATCAGTCAGTAACTCAATCGCCTCACGCAGTGGAGAAGAATATCTGGCTAGATTTAGGGTTTTAAGAT
This portion of the Pseudanabaena sp. ABRG5-3 genome encodes:
- a CDS encoding methyltransferase domain-containing protein, which codes for MLPTTDPQYWEQRYQENTAKWDIGMAAPPFTSLLTSREAPIAGKTAVIGCGQGHDAILFAKHGFETIGFDFAPSAIALGQKLSQTMGISMQFLQRDIFALPQELPASFDYEIEHTCFCAIRPEQRPDYVKMVRSILKPTGELIALFWAHNRPDGPPFGTTLEEIQDLFASSFDTSNISSVSNSIASRSGEEYLARFRVLR